Proteins co-encoded in one Bacillus paramycoides genomic window:
- a CDS encoding class D sortase, whose translation MKLLNYIGIILMAIGLCMGSYYAMEWYKGKSSAQQLTKEELKSLENIQHNQLSYETPVTSQVPSSQTEHKEGEKVALLNIPKIKKKFSIYWGADEATLKKGVGMFVSDVTTTPSGGGHTVLSGHRDTVFTDLGELKEKNTLVLEYDNKTYTYEIQKIWITHADDRTVIIKKEEPILTLTTCYPFDYIGDAPDRYIIEAKLTGSYSK comes from the coding sequence ATGAAGTTACTCAATTATATCGGTATCATATTGATGGCCATAGGACTATGTATGGGATCATATTACGCTATGGAATGGTATAAAGGAAAAAGTTCTGCTCAACAATTAACGAAAGAAGAGCTAAAGAGTCTTGAAAATATACAACATAATCAACTTTCTTACGAAACACCTGTAACTTCCCAAGTACCTTCATCTCAAACAGAACATAAAGAAGGAGAAAAGGTTGCACTATTAAATATACCGAAAATAAAGAAGAAGTTTTCTATATACTGGGGAGCGGATGAGGCAACGCTGAAAAAAGGAGTGGGAATGTTCGTTAGTGATGTAACGACAACACCATCTGGAGGGGGACATACGGTACTGAGTGGGCACCGGGATACTGTATTTACAGATTTAGGAGAGTTAAAAGAAAAAAACACTCTTGTTTTAGAGTATGATAATAAAACTTACACATACGAAATTCAAAAGATATGGATTACCCATGCGGATGATCGTACTGTTATTATAAAAAAAGAAGAACCGATATTAACACTGACGACTTGCTATCCATTTGATTATATAGGGGATGCACCAGATAGATATATTATCGAGGCGAAGTTAACTGGTAGTTATTCAAAATGA
- a CDS encoding YxeA family protein has translation MKRFIFGSLLVIVAGAAYLLKGSAGIDKMNPFLDIEHHYAIIDNDGKELDGNKGCEYKVKAYDEKGKEKEVTIGGVDELPKGSYWHVLTRGKFLYDKVKVTIDKIPDGAKMKLGL, from the coding sequence ATGAAAAGATTTATTTTTGGATCACTACTTGTTATCGTCGCAGGAGCGGCATATTTATTAAAGGGGAGCGCTGGGATTGATAAAATGAATCCATTTCTTGATATAGAGCACCATTATGCAATAATTGATAACGATGGTAAAGAATTAGATGGAAATAAAGGTTGTGAATATAAAGTGAAAGCTTATGATGAAAAAGGTAAGGAAAAAGAAGTGACAATTGGCGGAGTAGATGAATTACCAAAAGGTTCATACTGGCATGTGCTTACGAGAGGTAAGTTCTTATATGATAAAGTGAAAGTAACGATAGATAAAATTCCTGATGGAGCAAAGATGAAGTTAGGATTGTAA
- the hpt gene encoding hypoxanthine phosphoribosyltransferase, producing MNIEIKDTLISEEQLQEKVKELALQIERDFEGEEIVVIAVLKGSFVFAADLIRHIKNDVTIDFISASSYGNQTETTGKVKLLKDIDVNITGKNVIVVEDIIDSGLTLHFLKDHFFMHKPKALKFCTLLDKPERRKVDLKAEYVGFQIPDEFIVGYGIDCAEKYRNLPFIASVVTK from the coding sequence ATGAATATTGAAATAAAAGACACTTTAATTTCTGAAGAACAATTACAAGAAAAAGTAAAAGAACTAGCACTTCAAATCGAACGTGATTTTGAAGGAGAAGAAATCGTAGTCATCGCTGTACTAAAAGGATCTTTCGTATTTGCTGCTGATTTAATTCGTCACATTAAAAACGATGTAACAATCGACTTTATTTCTGCATCTAGCTACGGAAATCAAACAGAAACAACTGGAAAAGTGAAACTATTAAAAGATATCGATGTAAACATTACTGGAAAAAATGTGATTGTCGTAGAAGACATTATCGATTCTGGTTTAACACTTCACTTCTTAAAAGATCACTTCTTTATGCATAAACCAAAGGCACTCAAATTCTGTACGTTACTTGATAAACCTGAGCGCCGCAAAGTGGACTTAAAAGCTGAATATGTTGGCTTCCAAATTCCAGACGAATTTATCGTTGGCTACGGCATCGACTGCGCAGAAAAATATCGTAACTTACCATTTATTGCTTCAGTTGTAACGAAATAA
- a CDS encoding DUF2199 domain-containing protein yields the protein MKRRRKSGEKVQMNRFALPLCYGSEAPYYYYEVAPHEREERFHLTSELCVMDDEHYFIRGCLEIPIIDYHENFIWTVWVSLSKESYDEVLEKWDERDRENSDPYFGWLSVEIPVYPETLNLKTNIHIREVGMAPYVELEPTEHPLAIEQRNGITLERVKEIQEMIQQYN from the coding sequence ATGAAAAGAAGAAGAAAATCCGGAGAAAAAGTACAAATGAATCGTTTTGCACTACCTCTATGCTACGGAAGTGAAGCACCATATTATTATTACGAGGTAGCGCCTCATGAAAGAGAGGAACGCTTCCATTTAACATCAGAACTTTGCGTAATGGACGATGAACATTACTTTATTAGAGGTTGTTTAGAGATTCCTATCATTGATTACCACGAAAATTTCATATGGACTGTGTGGGTATCACTTAGTAAAGAAAGTTATGATGAAGTATTAGAAAAGTGGGATGAGAGAGACCGAGAAAATAGTGACCCTTATTTTGGTTGGTTATCTGTAGAAATACCAGTTTATCCAGAAACATTAAATTTAAAAACAAATATACATATAAGAGAAGTTGGAATGGCACCGTATGTTGAATTAGAGCCAACCGAGCATCCTTTAGCGATCGAACAAAGAAATGGAATTACTTTAGAGAGAGTGAAAGAAATACAAGAAATGATTCAACAATATAACTAG
- a CDS encoding sensor histidine kinase: MRKGIVLKLFTLTTALCMLILATIFIGQTIFFKQYYANRKVEDIKVNLNSFEKNYLNYAGSAEGIQKLEQDFFRENNTWITTLDQNGNLKHVDDFYVEVTLDRRAEKEFGKKVIKMPLYYLMTIDEIEGGTLPKLEGRSVYFYGLKRDDSFIACYVHIEKANLSWLNKPLGKKLAAKEIQMSGGKPTVAEEPIAVERKGVSGVMSAEEQKRAAHNSDFNLAGKITKVQFPDVKGPVNPIYKNNLFLDNIKEFQAELLLKEGKQIKDATQIMDYEKNDIKYKLLIKPIKEKDGSVTYIYAMASLQPVDEAVQMVEDYYIYIIAFVVVLIFLASFYYSKQIAKPLLKINDTTKKIAHLDFTEQIPITSKDEIGDLSKNINVLSNKLHSHIGQLEQDIEKERKLENTRKEFISGVSHELKTPLSIMKSCISILKDGVAEHKKEYYFQAMEREVDKMDTLILDMLELAKFESGTYKMKKGPFYIDAVIEDICEHLSVEIEKKELHVHKNICSFEVVANQSRIEQVIVNFITNAIRYTPNKEDIIISIIDEKDRIKVCIENKGTHIEEEQLDKIWDRFYRVDAARQRSQGGTGLGLAISKNILELHEAEYGVKNTEDGVLFYFYLPKKV, encoded by the coding sequence ATGAGAAAAGGAATTGTACTAAAATTATTTACCCTCACAACAGCATTGTGCATGTTAATTTTAGCGACGATATTTATTGGACAAACGATATTTTTTAAACAATATTATGCGAATCGAAAAGTAGAAGATATTAAAGTGAATTTAAATTCCTTTGAAAAGAATTATTTGAACTATGCAGGAAGTGCAGAAGGAATTCAGAAGCTGGAGCAAGACTTTTTTAGAGAGAATAATACATGGATTACGACATTAGATCAGAATGGAAATTTAAAACATGTGGATGATTTTTATGTAGAGGTTACTTTAGATCGTAGGGCAGAGAAGGAGTTTGGAAAAAAGGTAATCAAGATGCCTTTGTACTATCTCATGACCATAGATGAAATTGAAGGTGGGACACTGCCTAAGTTAGAAGGGCGGTCAGTCTATTTTTATGGGCTAAAACGAGACGATAGTTTCATCGCATGTTATGTACATATAGAAAAGGCAAATTTGAGTTGGCTGAATAAACCGTTAGGAAAAAAATTAGCTGCAAAGGAAATTCAGATGAGTGGTGGTAAGCCGACAGTTGCTGAAGAGCCTATCGCTGTGGAAAGAAAAGGAGTTTCTGGAGTTATGAGTGCTGAGGAACAGAAGAGGGCGGCTCATAACTCGGATTTCAATCTAGCAGGGAAAATTACGAAAGTACAATTTCCTGATGTAAAAGGACCGGTAAATCCAATTTATAAAAATAATTTATTTTTGGATAATATAAAGGAATTTCAAGCTGAATTATTATTAAAAGAAGGTAAGCAAATAAAAGATGCAACACAAATAATGGATTATGAAAAGAATGATATAAAATATAAATTATTAATCAAGCCAATAAAAGAAAAAGACGGATCGGTAACATATATATATGCGATGGCTTCTTTACAGCCTGTAGATGAAGCTGTACAAATGGTGGAAGATTACTACATCTACATCATTGCATTTGTAGTCGTTCTCATTTTTCTAGCTTCGTTCTATTACTCTAAACAAATTGCAAAGCCGTTATTAAAAATAAATGATACAACGAAGAAAATAGCGCATTTAGATTTCACAGAACAAATACCGATTACTTCAAAAGATGAAATTGGTGATTTATCGAAAAATATTAATGTATTATCTAATAAGCTCCATTCGCATATTGGACAGCTAGAACAAGACATTGAAAAAGAAAGAAAGTTAGAAAATACGAGGAAAGAATTCATTTCTGGTGTTTCGCATGAATTAAAAACGCCACTGAGTATTATGAAAAGCTGTATTTCTATTTTAAAAGACGGAGTAGCTGAGCATAAAAAAGAGTACTATTTTCAAGCAATGGAACGAGAAGTAGATAAAATGGATACGTTAATTTTGGATATGCTTGAGTTAGCTAAATTTGAGTCAGGTACATATAAAATGAAAAAGGGACCATTTTATATTGATGCTGTAATTGAAGATATATGTGAACATCTTTCTGTGGAAATAGAGAAAAAAGAACTGCATGTGCATAAAAATATATGTTCATTTGAAGTAGTTGCAAATCAAAGTCGGATTGAACAAGTCATCGTGAACTTCATTACGAATGCTATACGTTACACACCAAATAAAGAAGATATTATTATTTCTATAATAGATGAGAAGGATCGTATAAAAGTGTGTATTGAAAATAAAGGTACTCACATTGAAGAAGAGCAATTAGATAAAATTTGGGATCGTTTTTATCGCGTGGATGCAGCCCGTCAACGTTCGCAAGGTGGGACGGGGCTTGGGCTAGCTATTTCTAAAAATATTTTAGAATTACACGAAGCTGAATATGGAGTAAAGAATACAGAAGACGGTGTATTATTTTACTTTTACTTACCGAAAAAAGTGTAG
- a CDS encoding response regulator transcription factor — MSKNILIVEDEDILREILKDYFLSEQYVVFEARDGKEALVVFEEEEVDLVILDIMLPELDGWSVCRRIRKTSEVPIIMLTARVDEDDTLLGFELGADDYVTKPYSPPILLARAKRLLESRKVTKQLLENEDDTLSIHGIHVHFPSRTVTIDRTDINLTHTEFEILAYFMKNQGIVLTREQLISRIWGYEFAGDDRTVNSHIRNLRNKLGEKAKYITTVVRTGYKFEGNV; from the coding sequence ATGTCAAAAAATATTTTAATTGTAGAAGATGAAGATATATTACGTGAAATATTAAAAGATTATTTTTTGAGTGAGCAATATGTAGTGTTTGAAGCAAGAGACGGGAAGGAAGCTTTAGTTGTATTTGAGGAAGAAGAGGTTGATTTAGTTATTTTAGATATTATGTTGCCGGAACTTGACGGGTGGTCCGTTTGCAGAAGAATCCGTAAAACATCCGAGGTTCCTATTATTATGCTGACAGCACGTGTTGATGAAGATGATACGTTACTTGGATTTGAACTTGGAGCGGATGACTATGTGACGAAGCCGTATAGCCCACCCATTTTATTAGCTAGAGCGAAAAGATTGTTAGAGAGTAGAAAAGTAACAAAGCAACTTTTAGAGAATGAAGATGATACATTATCCATTCATGGTATTCACGTCCATTTCCCGTCGCGTACTGTTACGATAGATAGAACAGACATTAATTTAACACATACAGAATTTGAAATATTAGCGTATTTTATGAAAAATCAAGGGATTGTTTTAACGCGAGAGCAACTCATTTCAAGAATTTGGGGATACGAATTTGCTGGTGATGACCGAACCGTTAATAGCCATATTCGTAATTTGCGAAATAAATTAGGAGAGAAAGCAAAGTACATTACAACTGTAGTACGAACAGGTTATAAATTTGAGGGGAATGTATGA
- a CDS encoding DUF7003 family protein, protein MSMLYSSEIEFFQSVAAAIEKKDPSIIVNKDSNTHWENWGEYDCD, encoded by the coding sequence ATGTCTATGTTATACTCTAGTGAAATTGAATTCTTCCAATCAGTAGCAGCTGCTATAGAGAAGAAAGATCCAAGTATTATTGTGAATAAGGATTCTAATACGCACTGGGAAAATTGGGGGGAGTATGATTGTGACTGA
- a CDS encoding helix-turn-helix transcriptional regulator produces the protein MDKQEFIELVNSKLKLIRVENNLSQDKMSEIIGLSKKTLVEIEKGRRTLTWSGAVCVVTLFEQSDIVQMTFGDDVNEIIKTIAFTHYNTNFPKTLGGKVWWRQIKELNGYQIQQNILSQHYRILDKEDRRICHSFELDEIEQRFMEMAKTSQ, from the coding sequence ATGGATAAACAAGAATTTATTGAACTCGTTAATTCAAAATTAAAACTCATCCGTGTTGAAAATAATCTATCACAAGATAAAATGTCAGAAATTATCGGTTTATCAAAGAAAACATTAGTAGAAATTGAAAAAGGAAGACGCACACTAACATGGTCAGGTGCAGTTTGTGTCGTAACACTCTTTGAACAGAGCGATATAGTCCAGATGACATTTGGGGATGATGTGAATGAAATTATAAAAACAATCGCTTTTACACATTACAATACGAACTTCCCGAAGACTTTAGGAGGAAAAGTGTGGTGGCGACAAATAAAAGAATTAAACGGTTATCAAATACAACAAAATATTTTATCCCAACATTATCGAATTTTAGATAAAGAAGACCGTAGAATATGCCATTCATTCGAACTAGATGAAATTGAACAGCGATTTATGGAAATGGCAAAAACATCTCAGTAA
- a CDS encoding LPXTG cell wall anchor domain-containing protein has protein sequence MKKRLLPICAMALLTVGYSSVASADTGTVTKEEETQLQHDKAKKEALIKEQQKSEEEKKRISQEQLKNDMAKKEAAIKAEQKNEVAKKEVTKPAGQGEKLPNTASNNVAMMALSACLIGLGTLFGLKRRNKVKA, from the coding sequence ATGAAAAAAAGACTATTACCAATCTGTGCAATGGCACTGTTAACCGTAGGATATTCTTCAGTAGCAAGTGCGGATACTGGAACAGTAACAAAGGAAGAAGAGACGCAACTGCAGCACGATAAAGCGAAAAAAGAGGCATTGATTAAAGAACAGCAAAAAAGTGAAGAAGAGAAAAAGAGAATATCACAAGAACAATTGAAAAATGATATGGCGAAAAAAGAAGCAGCGATAAAAGCTGAGCAAAAAAATGAAGTAGCTAAAAAAGAAGTAACAAAGCCAGCTGGACAAGGTGAGAAATTACCAAACACAGCATCCAATAATGTAGCAATGATGGCACTAAGTGCATGTCTTATAGGGTTGGGGACATTATTTGGTTTGAAACGTCGAAATAAAGTGAAGGCGTAA
- a CDS encoding diacylglycerol/lipid kinase family protein, protein MTKTKFEKVLLIVNPKAGQGDLHTNLTKIVPPLAAAFPDLHILHTKKQGDATKYCQEFASKVDLIIVFGGDGTVFECTNGLAPLETRPTLAIIPGGTCNDFSRTLGVPQNIAEAAKLITKEHVKPVDVAKANGQHFLNFWGIGLVSEVSNNIDAEEKAKLGKIGYYLSTIRTVKNAETFPVKITYDGQVYEDEAVLVMVGNGEYLGGIPSFIPNVKCDDGTLDIFVVKSTGIQAFKDYIGKKLFEDSNENDIFHVKAKSIHIETEEEKEVDTDGESSLHTPCQIELLQGHLTMIYNPAVV, encoded by the coding sequence ATGACAAAAACAAAATTTGAAAAAGTACTCCTCATCGTAAATCCAAAAGCTGGACAAGGCGACTTACATACAAATTTAACGAAAATCGTACCACCTCTTGCCGCAGCTTTTCCTGACTTACATATCCTTCATACGAAAAAACAAGGTGATGCAACAAAATATTGCCAAGAGTTTGCTAGTAAAGTAGATTTAATTATCGTCTTTGGTGGTGACGGAACAGTATTTGAATGCACAAACGGCTTAGCACCTCTTGAAACTAGACCTACACTTGCAATCATTCCAGGCGGAACTTGCAATGACTTCTCTCGCACACTAGGCGTTCCGCAAAACATTGCAGAAGCAGCAAAACTTATCACTAAGGAACACGTAAAACCAGTTGACGTTGCAAAAGCAAATGGACAACATTTCTTAAATTTCTGGGGCATTGGTCTCGTATCTGAAGTATCAAACAATATCGATGCAGAAGAAAAAGCAAAGCTTGGAAAAATCGGCTACTACTTAAGCACAATTCGAACTGTCAAAAATGCTGAAACATTCCCAGTAAAAATTACGTACGACGGACAAGTATATGAAGACGAAGCTGTCCTTGTTATGGTTGGAAACGGTGAATATCTTGGCGGGATCCCGTCCTTTATCCCAAACGTAAAATGCGACGACGGAACACTTGATATTTTCGTAGTCAAATCAACAGGCATTCAAGCGTTTAAAGATTATATCGGAAAGAAACTATTTGAAGACTCAAATGAAAATGACATCTTCCACGTAAAAGCGAAATCCATTCATATTGAAACAGAAGAAGAAAAAGAAGTAGATACAGATGGAGAAAGCTCGCTTCATACACCTTGTCAAATTGAATTATTGCAAGGACACCTTACGATGATTTATAATCCTGCGGTTGTGTAA